In Leptospira koniambonensis, a single genomic region encodes these proteins:
- a CDS encoding LIC_11502 family protein, protein MQEGEETSLNSLSGGIPLQELLVAAKEAGLDLPKERARPLGRILLAGLLGALRGFEERGLSPFLPTHKYIFAEIVSDLTDAYSILSQESDEKMILQAACDFGIKKVYHLEWKLYSSKDLF, encoded by the coding sequence ATGCAGGAAGGAGAAGAAACATCCTTAAATTCTTTATCGGGAGGAATTCCTCTCCAGGAACTTTTAGTCGCGGCAAAAGAAGCAGGCTTAGATCTTCCAAAAGAAAGAGCAAGACCACTCGGTAGAATTTTACTCGCAGGACTTTTAGGAGCGCTGCGAGGTTTCGAAGAGAGAGGACTTTCCCCCTTCTTACCTACTCATAAATATATTTTTGCTGAGATCGTTTCTGATCTTACTGATGCTTATTCTATCCTATCCCAAGAATCGGATGAAAAAATGATTTTACAAGCAGCTTGCGACTTTGGGATCAAAAAAGTTTACCATCTTGAATGGAAATTATACTCTTCTAAAGATTTATTCTAA
- the queG gene encoding tRNA epoxyqueuosine(34) reductase QueG, whose product MLLESKELLDMLKDIAETNGFQLFGAGPASVPTPDKENILHWVGEGRHGNMDWYPKNMNLRLELEGLGFKPESVIALGALYNDPDYESLDLPYRFSRYAMGEDYHSVLRKKASGLMEFLKKKFPNQKFRQGVDSLPVPEKILAREAGLGWIGKNTNLIHEEYGSFFFISLIFTDLPLSFVSVQAKDRCGTCKACIDSCPTGALEPYKIDARKCISYKTIEDRSEDVDSLHGWVYGCDICQEICPWNQVKARKKGWKTEIGEFKIRDLFKKESLSDLDEKEFKTYFQDSAVSRISYKQMRRNLTVWERDSSKS is encoded by the coding sequence ATGCTTCTCGAAAGTAAAGAACTTCTGGATATGCTAAAAGATATCGCGGAGACGAATGGATTCCAATTATTCGGAGCAGGCCCGGCTTCTGTTCCGACTCCAGACAAGGAGAATATTCTTCATTGGGTGGGAGAAGGTCGTCATGGAAATATGGATTGGTATCCTAAAAACATGAATCTTCGATTGGAACTGGAAGGACTTGGATTCAAACCTGAATCAGTGATCGCATTAGGTGCATTATACAACGATCCAGATTATGAAAGCTTGGATCTACCTTATAGATTTTCTAGATACGCGATGGGAGAAGATTATCATTCTGTTCTTCGCAAAAAAGCTTCTGGTTTAATGGAATTTTTAAAGAAGAAGTTTCCGAACCAAAAATTCAGACAAGGAGTGGACTCTCTTCCTGTTCCTGAAAAAATTTTAGCGAGAGAAGCAGGCCTTGGTTGGATTGGAAAAAATACAAATTTGATCCATGAAGAATATGGATCCTTCTTTTTTATCAGTTTAATTTTTACGGATCTTCCTCTCAGTTTTGTTTCCGTCCAAGCGAAGGACAGATGTGGAACTTGCAAAGCTTGTATAGATTCATGTCCTACAGGCGCCTTGGAACCTTACAAAATTGATGCTCGAAAATGTATTTCTTATAAAACGATAGAAGATAGATCTGAGGATGTGGACTCATTACATGGTTGGGTATATGGCTGTGATATTTGTCAAGAGATCTGTCCTTGGAATCAGGTCAAAGCTCGTAAGAAAGGTTGGAAAACGGAAATTGGTGAATTTAAGATCCGAGATCTATTCAAAAAAGAAAGTCTCTCGGATCTGGATGAGAAAGAATTCAAAACGTATTTCCAAGATTCAGCGGTAAGTAGGATATCCTACAAACAGATGAGGAGAAATTTAACTGTTTGGGAAAGAGATTCTTCCAAATCTTGA